The DNA sequence TCAGTGCTGTGGCACTGGTAACTTTTGCTTCGATTAAGTTGCGTGCTTCATTGGCCAGACGTGCAAATTCACGCTGAACCAGGCTGAGGAGATTCTGTCTCCTGCGATCAATCAACAGATAAACAAAATGACTGGTCATGTCAGAAACAGTGTCATCAAGTATCTTCGCCAGGACCTTCTTTTTGGTTTCTGCTTCAATATTGGGATGGTTCAGCAAAACTTTCAGCTCATTATTTTGGGCTACAATTTCCGCCAAATCATGCAGTTCTTTATCGATTTGATCGAGGACAGACATCTCAACAGCTAATTCAAAAAGAGCCTGCGCATAGCGATGTGCGAGAGCGCCGTTTAACATGGCCGATCCCCTACCTCTTGAATAAATTGTTCAATGAGAGCTTCCTGACCCGTGATATCCAGTTTGTGCCGAATAATTTTTTCAGCAACGGCTATGGACATATCGGCTACCTGGGCTTTAACATCGGCAATTGCCCTGTCGCGTTCCCGTCCAATGTCGGCCAGGGCCGACTGTTTGATTTTTTCGGTTTCCTTACGGGCTTCCAGGATAATTTCTTCCGCACGCAGTTCGCTGCTCTTGGTAGCCTTCTCAATAATTTCCTGAGCTTGCTGACGGGCTTGACGCATTTCTTGTTGGTATTCCAGCCGGATTCTTTCAGCTTCTTTTCTTTCCTGTTCGGCTTGGGCCAGGTTATTTTCAATACCCTGACGGCGTTTTTCCATCATATTCATAATGGGTGTCCAAGCAAACTTTTTCAGGATCCAAACTAAAAGCAAAAATGAAAGGAGCTGAACAAAATATGTGTAGTCAAAATGTAACGGGCTATTTGTCGTAGGACCAGCAGGAGCCGCTGAGGCAATCGAATTGGTAAAACCTATTACGAAGGGATTCAAGCGATATTCCCCCTCCTCTCTATTTTGAGTAGTAGATTAATACAGTAACGTCATTCAATTGTTGCATTTTACTGAAGTACACCTCAGGACTTCGTAAAGAACATTAACAGCGCCATGATGATGGACAAGAGGGGAAGAATCTCAACCAGCGCAATACCAATAAACATGGTGCTCATTAAAGTTCCTCTGGCTTCAGGTTGACGTGCAATCC is a window from the Dehalobacter sp. DCA genome containing:
- the atpE gene encoding F0F1 ATP synthase subunit C — encoded protein: MDITAAALIGTGIAAAGAAIGAAMGNGNVVASTIDGIARQPEARGTLMSTMFIGIALVEILPLLSIIMALLMFFTKS
- a CDS encoding F0F1 ATP synthase subunit delta, yielding MLNGALAHRYAQALFELAVEMSVLDQIDKELHDLAEIVAQNNELKVLLNHPNIEAETKKKVLAKILDDTVSDMTSHFVYLLIDRRRQNLLSLVQREFARLANEARNLIEAKVTSATALTPAQEEKLKEMIARSTGKNVRLLSEVNPTLIGGAKLQVGDRVMDGSITTALSKIRDELKKTSLKPQQEVGVN
- the atpF gene encoding F0F1 ATP synthase subunit B; its protein translation is MNPFVIGFTNSIASAAPAGPTTNSPLHFDYTYFVQLLSFLLLVWILKKFAWTPIMNMMEKRRQGIENNLAQAEQERKEAERIRLEYQQEMRQARQQAQEIIEKATKSSELRAEEIILEARKETEKIKQSALADIGRERDRAIADVKAQVADMSIAVAEKIIRHKLDITGQEALIEQFIQEVGDRPC